The Leptospira selangorensis genome segment CGAATCACATCTGGTATAGTAGAGATCTCTTTATCTAAGATATGGTTTTCACACGTGGGAGTTGTGCAGGTTTTGGGAGGAACTCCAAGGAACAAATTTTAAAAAAATGTTCATTTTTTCAAAAAGTTATCAGATGAATATTTCCCCGTTGGAAATATGTTGCCCTTTATAATTAGTAATTATTTTTTTCTTTTCCTATAAATAAAAAAGTCAGCCAACGATCCTTTCCAATGATTTCCATGATATGGATATCGATTTGGAATATGTTCTTCCAAATTCCATTCCGGAATATGCTCCTCGATCCACTTGCTAAACTTTCGATGTCGAACATGAAATTCCCGTGGGAGGTCCACATTGCTGGAATAGATAATTACGTACTTATCAGAAGCGTTAAATATATTTCGAATGTATTGTTCAAATACCTCATCTTCGACCAGATGATAAATTACGTCCAGAGAAAGCACCAACTCAGCTTTTTCGTTAGAATAATCGTTCAATACTTTAAAGTTTTTATTTTTATCATTTTTAAATAGTTCGCGACAGATTGATATCGCCGAAGGGCTTATATCAAACCCAATGTATTTCGGGTATTGAGCAAGTTTTAATTGATTCCCGTCGCCACATCCAAACTCGATTATTGTTTGCACTTTATTCTCTTGAACAAAAGCGTTAATGATTTCAGCTTTAAACTCTGCTAAAAAATTATAAGATCCAGCACCAGAACTGCCTCCCTCCTGATAGCGGGATTCCCAATAAGACGCTGATCCAGGAAATTTCCTAAATATAGATAATCGGAGATACAACCATTTAAGAAAATTTCCAATTACAGGCATATCTCCAATAATTTTCTTGTAGTATTCATAAGAAGCCATAAAAATCCTTTGAAGCATTACCAATGCAAAGCCGAATTTACTGATCAATCGCTTGTAGTAAAGCATATTACGAAGCGCAATTTCGTGCCTCTCGCCGAAGCAATACAGACTTATTTCCAAATTGCAGAATGCGCGAAATCACAGCTTTTCATATAAGCGCAGTGAGATGTCTACACTTAGAGCATCTAATCAGATCTGGTCGAGTGCTGATCTCTTTGTCTAAGATTCTACTTTTGCACTCAGGAGTTGGACAGTGCTTTGCGTAGAAGTCATTTAGTATCCACTTCTCATTCTGAACCTTCTAGTTTTCCGAGGACACCCATTTTTCCGTTTTCATAATCTTGGAAAGCTTCCGCAATTTCGGCTGACGTGTTCATTACAAACGGACCATATCCTAGAATGGGTTCATCGATTATTTCACCTCCCAAAAACATAAGTTCCGCATCTTGAGTGGCTTTAAGAGTAAATGTGTCATTCTCTCTTTCTAAAACCGCAATTTCCGCGTCTCCAATGGACTGTGCTTCGTTGACTGCGACAAGTCCATGAGCCACAAATACAACTGCTGTTTGACCGACGGGAACCTTGAACTCAACCAGTCGACCGGCCTTAAGATGAATATCCCACAAATTGATTGGGGTAAAAGTCGACGCTGGACCTTTTTTTCCATCGTAGTCGCCAGCGATCACTCTTAGATTTCCCGCTCCATTCGGAAGTTGAACAACCGGAATATCTTCTTTTTTGATTCCTTGGTATTTGGGTTTGGTCATTTTAAATTTTTTAGGTAAGTTGACCCAAATTTGAACACCATGCAATTCTCCGCCTTTTTCGGAGAATTCCTTTCCATGAAACTCCTCGTGAACCAGTCCGGAGCCGGCAGTCATCCACTGAACATCGCCGGCCCTAATGACCCCACCACCGCCGGAAGAATCTCTATGCTCTAATTCGCCTGAATAGATGATCGAAACTGTTTCGAAACCTCTGTGAGGATGTTCACCAACACCGAGGCGATGATTCGATTTTGATGGAGCAAATTCGACAGGGCCTAAATAATCCATTAATAAAAATGGAGAAATATCTTTGGCGATATCCCTATAGCTGAAAATGGATCTTGCTGGAAAGCCGTCTCCGACCCAATGAGGAGTATCGGCTCGTTGAGTGAATAATATTTCTTTCATAAATATTGGACTACGAAACTGCGGAGAGAAGAAAGTAAAAACTTTAGATACGTTTCTCGCTATTGAGATTTTTAGCGGCTATAAAGTGACTAAGTTTTTAGACGCTCTAGTCACTGAAGCTTCAAAAATAGAATATTTAATTTTTGATTCTGCAACAGGGAAATTTGTTTATGCAGCTTTTTGAATAATCTTTTTACTTTGGACCATATTCTAATAAAAGGATGATTCTACGTTTGTTACAATAATGTAATATCGAATAACGCTAATTTTTTTCTTTTTCTTTGAAATCCATTGACTCAGTTTTGCAGTATTTTTCCTATACATATTGTAAAAAGACTCAGGAATCTATGGGTCTGTATTGTTTTAGAGAAAAATATGAAAGAAAAATTTAGAAAAGTCACTGTTTTAGTCTTCCTGCCCTTATTCATATTAATTACTTTTAGTGGTTTTTCCATTAAGTCGTTTTTCTTAAATCTTACAGGTTCTTTGGTTCCACAGCCATTACCTAAACTTTCTGCAAGCGCTAACGGAACATTAACATCCAATGTGGAAATTTCAATTCCACCAGGAACAAAAGGAATCGTTCCGAGTTTATCACTTTCATATGCTTCCGGAGGAAAGAACGGAATTTTGGGAATGGGCTGGGATCTTTCCGGAATTTATTCAATCTCAAGAGATCCCAGCTTCGGAATTAATTTTGATGCAAACGATAAATTTCTATCAGACCTAGTAGGACCTCTGATAGATGTTTCCGGCAATAAGACTAGATATCAAAGCCGTAAGGAGTCTTTTGTTCGTTTTGTTCCAAGTGGAGTTTGTGGAGGAGGTCCATGCTCTTGGACAGGAACTGACAAAGATGGAATTGTTTATAGCTATGGAAAAACAAATGATTCAAGGATAGAGGCTCTGGGAAAAAATGGAGCGATCAGAACCTGGGCTTTAAATCAGGTTAGAGATCCTTTTGGAAATGGATACGATATAGCTTATATA includes the following:
- a CDS encoding class I SAM-dependent methyltransferase encodes the protein MASYEYYKKIIGDMPVIGNFLKWLYLRLSIFRKFPGSASYWESRYQEGGSSGAGSYNFLAEFKAEIINAFVQENKVQTIIEFGCGDGNQLKLAQYPKYIGFDISPSAISICRELFKNDKNKNFKVLNDYSNEKAELVLSLDVIYHLVEDEVFEQYIRNIFNASDKYVIIYSSNVDLPREFHVRHRKFSKWIEEHIPEWNLEEHIPNRYPYHGNHWKGSLADFFIYRKRKK
- a CDS encoding pirin family protein; translation: MKEILFTQRADTPHWVGDGFPARSIFSYRDIAKDISPFLLMDYLGPVEFAPSKSNHRLGVGEHPHRGFETVSIIYSGELEHRDSSGGGGVIRAGDVQWMTAGSGLVHEEFHGKEFSEKGGELHGVQIWVNLPKKFKMTKPKYQGIKKEDIPVVQLPNGAGNLRVIAGDYDGKKGPASTFTPINLWDIHLKAGRLVEFKVPVGQTAVVFVAHGLVAVNEAQSIGDAEIAVLERENDTFTLKATQDAELMFLGGEIIDEPILGYGPFVMNTSAEIAEAFQDYENGKMGVLGKLEGSE